The following are encoded in a window of Lacinutrix sp. WUR7 genomic DNA:
- the gcvT gene encoding glycine cleavage system aminomethyltransferase GcvT, whose amino-acid sequence MKNTALSATHESLGAKMVPFAGYNMPVQYEGVNIEHETVRKSVGVFDVSHMGEFLISGPNALALIQKTCSNDASKLTIGKAQYSCIPNDDGGIVDDLIIYKLKEEQYLLVVNASNIEKDWNWISSKNDVDADMRDLSEDYSLLAIQGPKAIEAMQPLTSHDLSAIKFYNFEVGDFAGVENVIISATGYTGSGGFEIYCKNTEVKQIWDKVTEAGATPIGLAARDTLRLEMGYCLYGNDIDDTTSPIEAGLGWVTKFTKEFTNSEALADEKRHGAKRKLVAFELDERGIPRHGYDIVDGQGKKIGVVTSGTMSPMLGKGIGLGYVPTVFADVDSKINIQIRKNAIPATVVKLPFYKG is encoded by the coding sequence ATGAAAAATACTGCATTATCTGCTACTCACGAATCTCTAGGAGCAAAAATGGTTCCTTTTGCTGGTTACAACATGCCTGTTCAATATGAAGGGGTGAATATAGAACACGAAACCGTTAGAAAAAGCGTTGGTGTTTTTGATGTTTCCCACATGGGAGAATTTTTAATTTCTGGTCCTAATGCACTTGCTTTAATACAAAAAACATGTAGTAATGATGCAAGCAAACTTACTATTGGTAAAGCACAATACAGCTGTATACCAAATGATGATGGCGGTATTGTAGACGATTTAATTATCTATAAATTGAAAGAAGAACAATATTTATTAGTGGTTAATGCTAGTAATATTGAAAAAGACTGGAACTGGATTAGCTCTAAAAATGATGTCGATGCAGATATGCGCGATTTAAGTGAAGACTATTCACTACTTGCTATTCAAGGCCCTAAAGCTATTGAAGCTATGCAACCTTTAACAAGTCATGATTTATCGGCTATTAAATTTTACAACTTTGAAGTTGGTGATTTTGCAGGAGTCGAAAATGTAATCATCTCTGCAACTGGTTATACAGGAAGTGGCGGATTTGAAATTTATTGTAAAAACACCGAAGTAAAACAAATTTGGGATAAAGTTACCGAAGCTGGAGCAACACCTATTGGACTTGCTGCAAGAGATACACTGCGTTTAGAAATGGGTTATTGTCTTTACGGAAATGATATAGACGATACTACTTCTCCTATTGAAGCTGGTTTAGGATGGGTTACTAAATTCACCAAAGAATTTACAAATAGCGAAGCATTAGCAGACGAGAAACGTCATGGTGCCAAACGCAAACTTGTTGCTTTTGAATTGGACGAAAGAGGAATTCCAAGACATGGTTATGATATTGTGGATGGTCAAGGTAAAAAAATAGGTGTAGTAACTTCTGGAACTATGAGTCCGATGCTTGGTAAAGGAATCGGTCTTGGTTATGTACCAACTGTTTTTGCAGATGTAGATAGTAAAATAAATATTCAAATTAGAAAAAATGCTATTCCTGCAACGGTGGTAAAATTACCATTCTACAAAGGATAA
- a CDS encoding glutaminase gives MIDFQQVINTIHNDLKQEIDRGLVANYIPELSHIDANNFGIHLKLLSGESFSVGQAQAPFSIQSISKVFALAKAFQLQGNDLWQRMDVEPSGDPFNQLSLLELENGIPRNPFINSGAIVIADILVSGLENPKEDFLHFVRALANDQTINYNEAVAASEKATGYNNYAAANLLKSFGNLQNDVADVLDFYFYQCALEMTCEQLTNAFYLFANHGVCLQNKEWLTASQIKRINAIMLTCGFYDEAGEFAFEVGLPGKSGVGGGIVALLPNQFVISTWSPGLNPKGNSKIGMQALEAFTTKTKLSIF, from the coding sequence ATGATAGACTTTCAGCAAGTAATTAATACCATTCACAACGATTTAAAACAAGAAATTGATCGTGGATTGGTTGCTAATTATATTCCAGAATTATCACATATCGATGCCAATAATTTTGGGATCCACTTAAAACTACTTTCTGGAGAAAGTTTTTCGGTAGGCCAAGCGCAAGCGCCATTTTCTATTCAAAGTATTTCTAAAGTATTTGCGCTTGCTAAAGCGTTTCAATTGCAAGGAAATGATCTTTGGCAACGCATGGATGTGGAGCCTTCTGGCGATCCTTTTAATCAGTTGTCGCTACTAGAACTTGAAAATGGCATTCCTAGAAATCCGTTTATAAATTCTGGCGCTATTGTGATTGCAGATATATTGGTTTCGGGATTAGAAAATCCGAAAGAAGATTTTTTACATTTTGTTCGCGCTTTAGCAAACGACCAAACCATAAATTATAATGAAGCAGTTGCTGCATCTGAAAAAGCCACAGGTTATAATAATTATGCAGCAGCCAATCTTCTAAAATCCTTTGGTAATTTACAGAATGATGTCGCAGATGTTTTAGACTTCTACTTTTATCAATGTGCTTTAGAGATGACTTGTGAGCAATTAACAAATGCATTCTATTTATTTGCGAATCATGGTGTTTGTTTACAAAACAAAGAATGGTTAACGGCGAGCCAGATAAAACGTATTAATGCCATTATGCTTACATGTGGTTTTTATGATGAAGCTGGGGAGTTTGCATTTGAGGTAGGTTTACCAGGTAAAAGTGGTGTTGGTGGTGGTATTGTGGCGTTATTGCCTAATCAATTTGTAATCTCTACTTGGTCACCAGGACTCAACCCAAAAGGGAATTCTAAAATTGGAATGCAAGCTTTAGAGGCTTTTACGACCAAAACAAAACTTTCTATTTTTTAA
- a CDS encoding YdcF family protein, translating into MIITPIPPNLYAYANPNAAHEGNVAINITTENKEVSLAIQNNIDHIQKLKYQMIIVPGFTPRDITKPEGTNKKELKRLERAIKAMRKFKVPFIMVSGGNVRPPQTPNNEAYGLKQALISKFNLNESQIAIDPYARTSVTNMRNCGRFMLKHKLKRALIITSFGQNFYFGAQAISTYQKASKKTLGYKVGKFRFLSLYRTSFIPSPDVLQRSDSPLDP; encoded by the coding sequence ATGATAATTACTCCTATCCCTCCAAATTTATATGCCTATGCAAATCCTAATGCTGCACATGAAGGTAATGTTGCCATCAATATTACCACAGAAAACAAAGAGGTAAGTCTAGCGATTCAAAATAATATAGACCACATCCAAAAGTTAAAATACCAAATGATTATTGTTCCTGGCTTCACTCCTAGAGATATTACAAAACCAGAAGGCACCAATAAAAAAGAACTAAAACGATTAGAACGAGCAATAAAAGCAATGCGTAAATTTAAGGTGCCTTTCATTATGGTTTCTGGAGGAAATGTAAGACCACCACAAACACCAAACAATGAAGCCTACGGATTGAAACAAGCTCTAATCTCTAAATTTAATCTTAACGAAAGTCAAATTGCTATAGATCCCTATGCAAGAACTTCGGTAACAAACATGCGCAATTGCGGTCGCTTTATGCTCAAACATAAATTAAAGAGAGCTTTAATTATTACGTCTTTCGGACAAAATTTTTATTTTGGAGCGCAGGCTATTTCTACCTACCAAAAAGCGAGTAAAAAGACTTTAGGCTATAAGGTTGGGAAATTTCGTTTTTTATCGCTTTACAGAACCAGTTTTATACCAAGTCCAGATGTACTCCAGCGATCGGATAGTCCGTTGGATCCATAA
- a CDS encoding sugar nucleotide-binding protein, with amino-acid sequence MLDKKKHKILVLGVNGFIGNAIYKELYPYFRVFGTYSTPNKASEKNKQFFHYNHEEDDVVEILEATKPSIIISSLRGNFATQTIAHQHITEYVKHHNCKIIFISSANVFDAYKNYPSYELDKTLSSSIYGHFKIKIENMLMRLPKSKWAILRLPMVFGTGSPRIEEIRTQLKEKTPIEVFPNLIINVTTDYKLSQQIHYIINRNKTGIFHLGSTDLIHHDEFIKEIVSSLVLYNPVYKQVYTTNDDRYLAVLPKDNLLPKNLQIQSKDVLKMSIL; translated from the coding sequence ATGCTGGATAAAAAAAAACATAAAATACTTGTTCTTGGTGTTAATGGCTTTATTGGTAATGCCATTTACAAAGAGCTATACCCCTATTTTAGAGTTTTTGGAACGTACAGCACACCAAATAAAGCTTCCGAAAAAAACAAACAATTTTTTCATTATAACCACGAAGAAGATGATGTGGTAGAAATACTAGAAGCTACAAAACCGAGTATCATTATTTCTTCGCTTCGCGGAAACTTTGCTACGCAAACTATAGCGCATCAGCATATCACAGAATACGTAAAACACCATAACTGTAAGATTATATTCATATCGTCTGCCAATGTATTTGATGCATATAAAAACTATCCAAGTTACGAGTTAGACAAAACTTTAAGTTCAAGTATTTATGGGCATTTTAAAATAAAGATTGAAAACATGCTCATGCGTTTACCTAAAAGTAAATGGGCAATTTTAAGATTACCAATGGTTTTTGGAACGGGTTCGCCAAGAATAGAAGAAATTAGAACCCAATTAAAAGAAAAAACGCCAATAGAGGTTTTTCCTAACTTGATAATTAATGTCACTACAGACTATAAACTATCGCAACAAATACATTATATTATAAACAGAAATAAAACAGGCATTTTTCATTTAGGAAGCACCGATTTAATACATCATGATGAGTTTATAAAAGAAATTGTAAGTTCTCTTGTATTATATAATCCGGTTTACAAACAAGTGTATACCACGAATGATGATCGCTATTTAGCTGTTTTACCAAAAGATAATTTATTACCAAAAAACCTACAAATACAAAGTAAAGATGTACTTAAAATGAGTATTTTGTAG
- a CDS encoding DUF6090 family protein, whose amino-acid sequence MEKNKTGKYLKYAIGEIVLVVIGILIALSINNWNETNKINKEETKLLISLNTDFQENLIRLEKTIALQKGVIKSSKGLIQIMLSENKNIDSDSIANMISRGAQSWWRAEYVTGTYNAILGSGNINVLKNDDLKRILAEFSSEVNSGFEDHEESMNILFEFNKSNASILPYLMLDNQYERLGLVKNEKAISASANEIITNKANLGLLINKTVLEGLRIDYQYKIKDYIREILTIIASELEK is encoded by the coding sequence ATGGAGAAAAACAAAACTGGAAAGTATTTGAAATATGCAATTGGAGAAATTGTGCTTGTTGTTATTGGAATTTTGATTGCGTTGTCAATAAATAATTGGAACGAAACCAACAAAATAAATAAAGAAGAAACAAAATTACTTATTTCTTTGAATACTGATTTTCAAGAAAACCTCATTAGATTAGAAAAAACCATTGCTTTACAAAAAGGTGTGATTAAAAGCAGTAAAGGTCTAATCCAAATAATGTTATCAGAAAATAAAAATATAGATTCAGACTCAATAGCTAATATGATATCACGTGGAGCACAATCTTGGTGGAGAGCAGAATACGTAACAGGAACCTATAACGCAATTTTGGGTTCAGGAAATATTAATGTTTTAAAAAATGATGACCTAAAAAGAATTCTAGCAGAATTTTCATCAGAAGTAAATTCTGGCTTTGAAGACCACGAAGAATCAATGAATATTTTATTTGAATTTAATAAGTCAAATGCATCAATTTTACCATATCTAATGTTGGATAATCAATATGAAAGATTGGGCTTGGTGAAAAATGAAAAAGCAATTAGCGCATCAGCAAATGAAATAATAACAAATAAAGCTAATTTAGGATTATTAATAAACAAAACAGTACTCGAAGGATTGAGAATTGATTATCAGTATAAAATTAAGGATTACATTAGAGAAATCCTTACAATTATAGCATCTGAATTAGAAAAATAA
- a CDS encoding 4a-hydroxytetrahydrobiopterin dehydratase, with protein MEKLSEDNIEQRLLHFPDWDYFDNALHAEFEFDNFKDCFSAMSRIAFECEAQNHHPNWSNIYNILKISLSTHDVKGVTKKDFKLAEAIDTIVVPEDE; from the coding sequence ATGGAAAAACTTTCCGAAGACAACATAGAACAACGCTTATTACATTTTCCGGATTGGGATTATTTTGACAATGCACTTCATGCCGAATTTGAATTCGACAATTTTAAAGATTGCTTTAGTGCGATGAGCAGAATTGCTTTTGAATGCGAAGCGCAAAACCATCATCCAAATTGGAGTAATATATATAACATTCTAAAAATCAGCTTATCTACTCATGATGTAAAAGGAGTAACCAAAAAAGATTTTAAACTCGCAGAAGCTATTGATACTATTGTAGTGCCGGAAGACGAATAA